One Mercenaria mercenaria strain notata chromosome 12, MADL_Memer_1, whole genome shotgun sequence DNA segment encodes these proteins:
- the LOC123534946 gene encoding uncharacterized protein LOC123534946, with the protein MRINYIICVVIIYGYAVGFGLAETKAVRTTTLHTDLVDIIGKNNSCAGHMHENISTDDKLFAKQGIVISNYKFHDVNLPDAVISKCDVINIQSQHFAKYSWTCFATDNSTSRDPNWFFVDCRSFKILSVKCLNIKEVPTVTDNLCRGKVIKERNNTCHEFSYGKGRYAVCSQNFSLKKIVRTKSVKQASYTDIEDILAYLSAAFILVTFLLAVAIPSEKCKPTYNYDKEQALRVPLEIYEMYGVSYQPSAKKKRNLKSLNMDVIPAVSSHMSNVAAVANNPVNWKGYKTKFNFEYNQPLFQAMTRGFGDNIKGNSNCEEKINKEILGNNDFDDKRKRVSINSIESVGTFDYTLFHNDPDLRSNNMTSETFSDEEQKAAGEEGVQEYRNGHNDKLSQEERKLDKDNEDFIAELTSAKRNVSTHFISSDYDEKHGSSYQNGLISSIDENNETDTNKECNNENAFIENCKDGVKDKNGKGDDEFDNVYAEKYEKENILSPIYEDSRETSSCTCDNRSDFVCSDTSSVSSSNNGDVMNVKTITEYQTIEMADAEGYTENGDVNSTTDALRPRISITVEFPKNFGIRTGTKIEHIADTTEEGECKYNIKRSLSATKAPVSGNSSQMSRKFSLC; encoded by the exons ATGAGGATAAACTATATAATTTGCGTTGTTATAATATACGGATATGCAGTGG GATTCGGTTTAGCAGAGACTAAAGCTGTCCGCACAACAACGCTTCACACAGACCTGGTTGATATCATTGGTAAAAATAACTCATGTGCAGGTCACATGCATGAGAATATTTCAACAGATGATAAACTATTTGCAAAGCAAGGGATTGTTATTTCAAACTACAAGTTCCACGACGTCAATCTACCAGATGCGGTTATTAGTAAATGTGACGTCATCAACATCCAGTCACAACATTTTGCTAAATATAGCTGGACCTGCTTTGCAACGGATAATTCGACATCACGTGATCCAAACTGGTTTTTCGTCGACTGccgaagtttcaaaattctgtcTGTAAAGTGCCTGAACATCAAAGAAGTGCCAACTGTGACTGATAACTTGTGTCGAGGAAAAGTAATAAAAGAACGGAACAATACATGTCATGAATTTTCATACGGAAAGGGCAGGTATGCAGTGTGTTCGCAgaacttcagtttgaaaaaaatagttcGCACCAAATCCGTCAAACAAG CAAGCTATACAGACATTGAGGATATATTGGCATACCTAAGTGCTGCTTTCATTTTGGTAACATTTCTACTTGCCGTCGCGATACCATCAGAAAAATGCAAGCCTACTTACAACTATGATAAAGAGCAAGCACTCCGAGTACCACTCGAAATTTAT GAAATGTATGGTGTAAGCTATCAACCGTCTGCCAAGAAAAAGCGAAATTTAAAGTCATTGAACATGGATGTTATCCCTGCCGTTTCTTCACATATGAGTAACGTAGCTGCTGTTGCAAATAATCCGGTTAACTGGAAAGGATACAAGACAaagtttaattttgaatacaatcaACCACTATTTCAAGCAATGACAAGAGGATTTGGAGACAATATTAAAGGTAATTCAAATTGTgaggaaaaaataaacaaagaaattcTCGGTAATAATGACTTTGATGACAAAAGAAAAAGAGTTTCTATTAACAGTATCGAAAGCGTCGGCacatttgattacactttatTTCACAATGATCCTGACCTAAGATCGAACAACATGACAAGTGAAACGTTCAGTGATGAAGAACAGAAAGCAGCTGGCGAAGAGGGAGTGCAGGAATATCGAAATGGACATAACGATAAACTAAGTCAAGAGGAACGCAAATTAGATAAGGACAATGAAGACTTTATCGCTGAATTGACAAGTGCAAAGAGAAATGTCAGCACACATTTTATAAGTTCTGACTATGACGAAAAGCATGGTTCTAGTTATCAAAATGGATTAATAAGTAGTATCGATGAAAATAATGAGACTGATACAAATAAAGAATGTAATAACGAAAATGCATTCATTGAAAACTGTAAGGATGGTGTTAAGGATAAGAACGGGAAAGGTGACGATGAGTTTGATAATGTTTAtgctgaaaaatatgaaaaagaaaatattttatcgcCGATTTACGAGGATTCAAGGGAAACATCCAGTTGCACGTGTGATAACAGATCGGACTTTGTCTGTTCTGACACTAGTTCCGTCAGTTCAAGCAATAATGGAGACGTTATGAATGTTAAAACAATAACTGAGTATCAAACTATTGAAATGGCTGATGCTGAAGGATACACGGAGAATGGTGATGTAAACAGCACTACAGACGCTTTGCGACCACGCATCTCAATCACAGTTGAATTTCCGAAGAACTTTGGAATAAGGACTGGAACGAAGATCGAACATATCGCCGATACAACTGAAGAGGGAGAATGCAAATATAATATAAAGCGAAGTTTAAGTGCGACAAAGGCACCAGTCAGTGGTAATTCCTCGCAGATGTCTCGAAAGTTCAGTTTGTGTTAG